A genomic segment from Bubalus bubalis isolate 160015118507 breed Murrah chromosome 5, NDDB_SH_1, whole genome shotgun sequence encodes:
- the LOC102392620 gene encoding olfactory receptor 143-like yields the protein MNMENASSVTEFILMGLTEQPELQLPLFFLFLLNYLVTVVGNLCLMILICLNSHLHTPMYFFLFNLSFIDLCYSSVFTPKMLMNLISKRNVISFTGCISQLFFFCLFATSECYVLTAMAYDRYVAICKPLLYTVAISPQVCSLLMSGSYVMGFAGATVHTGCMMRLMFCDSNMISHYMCDILPLLQLSCSSTYANEIVVSAVVGTVAIVSSLIILISYAFILFNILHIPSSKGWSKALSTCGSHITTVGLFYAFGLLTHVRPPSSSFVEQGKFFSVLYTNVVPMLNPLIYSLRNKDVKIAVKKTLKRITK from the coding sequence ATGAACATGGAAAATGCCTCCTCTGTGACTGAGTTTATCCTTATGGGATTGACAGAACAACCTGAACTCCAGTTACCcttgtttttcctgtttctgcTGAACTACCTGGTCACTGTGGTGGGCAATTTATGCTTGATGATTCTAATTTGTCTAAATTCACACCTGCACACTCCCATGTACTTTTTTCTGTTCAATCTCTCTTTTATTGATCTCTGTTACTCATCTGTCTTTACCCCCAAAATGCTAATGAACTTAATTTCCAAGAGGAATGTCATCTCCTTTACAGGATGTATATCTCAGctatttttcttctgcctttttgccACCTCTGAGTGCTATGTGTTGACAGCCATGGCCTATgatcgctatgtggccatctgtaagccCTTGCTGTATACAGTGGCCATATCCCCTCAGGTGTGTTCTCTGCTGATGTCTGGTTCATATGTGATGGGGTTTGCTGGAGCCACGGTCCACACAGGGTGTATGATGAGGCTGATGTTTTGTGATTCCAACATGATCAGCCATTACATGTGTGACATTCTCCCACTCCTCCAGCTCTCCTGCAGCAGCACTTATGCCAATGAGATCGTGGTTTCTGCTGTTGTGGGGACAGTTGCCATAGTATCTAGCCTCATTATCTTAATTTCTTatgctttcattcttttcaatattCTTCATATACCATCATCTAAAGGTTGGTCCAAAGCCTTGAGCACCTGTGGGTCCCATATTACAACAGTTGGTCTATTCTATGCATTTGGGCTGCTCACTCATGTCAGGCCACCGTCTTCTAGTTTTGTGGAGCAGGGAAAATTTTTCTCAGTGCTTTACACTAATGTGGTACCCATGCTGAACCCTCTCATTTATAGCCTCAGGAACAAGGATGTCAAAATTGCTGTGAAGAAAACCTTGAAGAGAATCACAAAATGA